A genomic segment from Gossypium hirsutum isolate 1008001.06 chromosome D04, Gossypium_hirsutum_v2.1, whole genome shotgun sequence encodes:
- the LOC107926074 gene encoding probable methyltransferase PMT9 codes for MKQKNEQIHTTRLLTYLLIGLIGVLGLVCLYYGSSVAPGSRRYDDTDSRLDGSDPVFGGFSRNRDLVDLLDEQGYYLEVPKSIPICDMKYSELIPCLDRNLIYQLKLKPNLTVMEHYERHCPPPERRYNCLIPPPKGYKIPIRWPVSRDEVWKANIPHTHLAQEKSDQHWMVVDGEKIKFPGGGTHFHYGADKYIVGLAQMLKFPGDKLNNGGHIRNVLDVGCGVASFGAYLLHHDIIAMSLAPNDVHENQIQFALERGIPSTLGVLGTKRLPYPSRSFELAHCSRCRIDWLQRDGILLLELDRLLGPGGYFAYSSPEAYEQDPENRKIWNAMYSLLKRMCWKVVAKRGQTVIWSKPLSNSCYLKRDPGTLPPLCNSSDDPDASWNVSMKACITPYSARMHKERWSGLLPWPQRLTAAPPRLEEIGVSSEEFHEDTKIWHFRVIEYWKQMKSVIQKNSIRNVMDMNSNLGGFATALKDKDLWVMNVASVKMSARLKIIYDRGLIGTVHDWCEAFSTYPRTYDLLHAWAVFSEIKERGCSSEDLLIEMDRILRPDGFVIIRDKHSVINYIQKFITALRWDGWLSEVEPRTDALSGGEERVLIARKKLWTDGFMTI; via the exons ATGAAGCAAAAGAATGAGCAAATTCATACTACAAGGCTGTTAACTTATCTTTTAATCGGGTTAATCGGGGTTCTGGGTTTGGTTTGTTTGTACTATGGATCTTCAGTTGCCCCCGGGTCGAGGAGATACGACGACACAGATTCTCGGCTGGATGGATCGGACCCAGTTTTTGGTGGGTTTTCAAGGAACCGGGATTTGGTTGATTTGCTTGACGAGCAAGGATACTATCTTGAAGTTCCTAAGAGCATCCCT ATATGTGACATGAAATATTCAGAGTTGATACCCTGCTTGGATAGGAACCTTATATATCAGTTGAAATTAAAGCCTAATTTGACGGTAATGGAGCACTATGAGCGTCATTGTCCGCCACCAGAGCGACGTTACAATTGCTTAATTCCACCGCCAAAAGGTTACAAG ATTCCTATAAGATGGCCTGTAAGTAGAGATGAAGTCTGGAAAGCCAATATACCCCATACACATCTTGCGCAAGAGAAATCAGATCAGCATTGGATGGTTGTTGatggggaaaagataaagttccCTGGTGGTGGAACCCATTTTCATTATGGTGCTGATAAGTATATTGTTGGTCTTGCTCAG ATGCTAAAATTTCCTGGTGATAAACTGAACAATGGTGGACATATCCGAAATGTTCTTGATGTGGGATGTGGAGTTGCAAGTTTTGGAGCCTATCTCCTACACCATGATATCATAGCCATGTCCCTTGCACCTAATGATGTGCATGAGAATCAAATACAATTTGCACTGGAAAGGGGTATCCCTTCAACACTTGGTGTGTTGGGAACAAAAAGGCTTCCTTATCCAAGCAGATCATTTGAGTTAGCTCATTGTTCACGATGCCGAATTGACTGGCTTCAGAGAGATGGGATTCTCCTACTGGAACTCGATAGATTACTGGGACCTGGAGGGTACTTTGCATATTCTTCTCCTGAAGCCTATGAACAAGATCCGGAAAATAGAAAGATCTGGAATGCTATGTACAGCCTCTTGAAAAGAATGTGCTGGAAAGTTGTTGCAAAGAGAGGCCAAACTGTGATATGGTCTAAGCCTCTGAGCAATAGCTGTTACTTGAAGAGAGATCCTGGGACTCTGCCTCCTTTGTGCAATTCCAGTGATGACCCAGATGCAAGTTGGAATGTGTCTATGAAGGCTTGCATCACCCCATACTCTGCAA GGATGCACAAAGAAAGATGGAGTGGACTACTTCCTTGGCCACAGAGGCTTACTGCAGCGCCACCTCGCcttgaagaaattggtgttaGCTCTGAGGAATTCCATGAAGATACT AAAATATGGCATTTTAGAGTGATTGAGTATTGGAAACAGATGAAATCTGTTATACAGAAGAATTCGATCAGAAATGTCATGGATATGAACTCGAACCTTGGAGGGTTTGCTACTGCACTCAAAGATAAGGATCTCTGGGTAATGAATGTGGCTTCTGTCAAAATGTCTGCAAGATTGAAAATTATTTATGACCGAGGCTTGATTGGAACAGTTCATGATTG GTGCGAAGCATTTTCTACATACCCACGTACGTATGATCTTCTTCATGCCTGGGCGGTGTTTTCGGAGATTAAGGAGCGCGGTTGTAGTTCGGAGGACCTCCTGATTGAAATGGATAGGATACTTCGTCCTGACGGGTTTGTCATTATAAGAGATAAACACTCAGTGATAAATTACATCCAGAAATTTATCACTGCATTGCGGTGGGATGGCTGGTTATCTGAAGTTGAACCCAGAACTGATGCTCTCTCTGGTGGTGAAGAACGAGTGTTAATAGCGAGAAAGAAGTTGTGGACTGATGGGTTTATGACAAT ATAA
- the LOC107926092 gene encoding E3 ubiquitin-protein ligase RGLG2: MGGSSSKEGSWRQGSSYHSNPPSWDSHQGYPQTSYGQENHSYPPQYSYAEPQYYPYSQPEPQQHYPPPQPEPQYHPSPQDRVGDKKKLQRKYSKIADNYNSLDQVTEALANAGLESSNLIVGIDFTKSNEWTGKRSFNRRSLHHIGDGSNPYEQAISIIGKTLAAFDEDNLIPCFGFGDASTHDQDVFSFYPDERFCNGFEEVLSRYRELVPHLRLAGPTSFAPIIEMAMTIVERSGGQYHVLVIIADGQVTRSVDTQRGQLSPQEQKTVDAIVQASKLPLSIILVGVGDGPWDMMKEFDDNIPARAFDNFQFVNFTDIMSKNIAPSRKETEFALAALMEIPSQYKATIELNILGGRKGNIPERVPLPPPRYGASSFNSLKASHSTSFKYGSASFSSAKPSHPTSFKPSVPPYPADTTPVSSASPAPSSTYDSQLCPICLSNSRDMAFGCGHQTCEGCAKDLETCPICRSPIQTKIKLYF; encoded by the exons ATGGGGGGTAGTAGTTCCAAGGAGGGAAGTTGGAGGCAGGGTTCTTCCTATCATTCAAATCCACCTTCATGGGATTCTCATCAGGGGTATCCTCAGACATCATATGGTCAAGAAAACCATAGTTATCCGCCTCAGTATAGCTATGCAGAGCCGCAGTATTATCCGTATTCACAACCAGAGCCACAGCAGCATTATCCACCTCCGCAACCAGAGCCACAGTATCATCCATCTCCACAAGACCGTGTCGGCGACAAAAAGAAGCTACAAAGGAAGTATTCGAAAATTGCAGACAATTACAACTCCTTAGATCAG GTAACGGAAGCACTTGCTAATGCTGGTCTTGAATCTTCTAATCTCATTGTCGGTATCGATTTCACAAAGAGCAACGAGTGGACAG GTAAAAGATCATTCAACAGAAGAAGTTTGCACCACATTGGAGATGGTTCAAATCCCTATGAACAAGCCATATCAATTATTGGGAAGACGTTAGCTGCCTTTGACGAGGACAACTTAATTCCTTGCTTCGGATTTGGTGATG CATCAACACATGATCAAGATGTCTTCAGTTTCTACCCAGACGAAAGATTTTGTAATGGATTTGAGGAAGTCTTGAGCCGCTATAGAGAACTTGTGCCTCATCTACGACTTGCAG GCCCTACATCATTTGCTCCAATCATTGAAATGGCTATGACCATTGTTGAGCGAAGTGGTGGACAGTATCACGTGTTAGTGATAATTGCTGATGGGCAG GTAACTCGAAGCGTTGATACTCAGCGTGGCCAGCTAAGTCCACAAGAGCAGAAGACTGTTGATGCCATAGTGCAAGCAAG CAAGCTTCCTTTGTCGATTATATTGGTTGGTGTTGGAGACGGACCTTGGGACATGATGAAGGAGTTTGATGATAACATTCCTGCTCGTGCGTTTGATAATTTTCAG TTTGTGAATTTCACAGATATTATGTCAAAGAATATAGCTCCTTCACGGAAGGAGACGGAATTTGCTCTAGCCGCTTTAATGGAGATTCCTTCACAGTACAAAGCAACCATTGAGCTTAATATTCTGGG TGGTCGAAAGGGAAATATTCCTGAGAGAGTTCCATTACCTCCTCCTAGATACGGTGCATCATCTTTCAACAGCTTGAAAGCTTCCCATTCTACCAGTTTTAAATATGGTTCAGCATCTTTCAGCAGCGCAAAACCTTCTCATCCTACCAGTTTCAAACCAAGCGTCCCTCCATATCCCGCAGATACTACTCCTGTCAGCTCAGCTTCGCCAGCTCCAAGTTCTACATATGATAGCCAG CTTTGTCCTATTTGCCTTAGTAACTCAAGAGACATGGCATTTGGTTGTGGACATCAG ACATGTGAAGGATGTGCGAAAGACCTCGAAACTTGCCCGATTTGTCGAAGTCCAATACAGACCAAAATAAAGCTCTACttttga